One genomic region from Pseudomonas hormoni encodes:
- a CDS encoding TetR/AcrR family transcriptional regulator, protein MTAPQRLTDRKREAIIQAAIAEFRANGFDITSMDKIAATAGVSKRTVYNHFPSKEELFAEILNQLWARVTAEQETAYRPDLPLRDQMRLMLMAKLQMLADDNFLDLARVAIAATIHSPERAQNMVARMGEREEGLTVWIRAAQADGRLKPVDPEFAAQQIQGMLKSFAFWPQISMGMPGLSPEMQTTVVESALDMFLACYQL, encoded by the coding sequence ATGACAGCTCCACAGCGCCTGACCGACCGAAAACGCGAAGCGATCATTCAAGCGGCGATTGCCGAATTCCGTGCCAACGGTTTCGACATCACCAGCATGGACAAGATTGCCGCCACCGCTGGCGTGTCGAAGCGCACGGTGTACAACCACTTCCCCAGCAAGGAAGAGTTGTTCGCCGAAATCCTCAATCAGTTATGGGCGCGGGTCACGGCAGAACAGGAAACGGCCTACCGCCCTGACCTGCCGCTGCGCGACCAGATGCGCCTGATGTTGATGGCGAAATTGCAGATGCTGGCCGACGACAATTTTCTCGACCTGGCACGTGTTGCGATTGCCGCCACCATCCATTCCCCGGAGCGTGCTCAGAACATGGTCGCGCGAATGGGCGAGCGCGAAGAAGGCCTGACCGTGTGGATTCGCGCCGCTCAGGCCGATGGACGATTGAAGCCGGTTGACCCGGAGTTTGCCGCTCAGCAGATTCAGGGAATGCTCAAATCCTTTGCCTTCTGGCCGCAGATTTCCATGGGGATGCCCGGCCTTTCGCCCGAGATGCAGACCACCGTCGTGGAGTCGGCACTGGACATGTTCCTGGCCTGCTATCAGCTCTAA